A stretch of the Corylus avellana chromosome ca6, CavTom2PMs-1.0 genome encodes the following:
- the LOC132183698 gene encoding uncharacterized protein LOC132183698 isoform X1, translating to MANSSVNGLKTLFILLGCIMVVTLIFTIYIDGLPFRKDILTPWMAATLVDFYINVVALAAWVLYRESNWLSAIIWIILLVCFGSITTCAYIVMLFFKLTSSQESIQDPMYCVLLRHPIEYICKTPDKDGMEQKWKQSYVLTLRILFSVLGFLMLGTLIYTLLTDGSPFRQELLTPWMVATLIDFYINVVALSVWVTYKESSWISAIFWIILLICFGSITTCFYIVWKLFQLSSEHPVYLVLSNSGNRAENRYKFVGKQCNTGLDEQEGF from the exons ATGGCGAATTCTTCGGTGAACGGGTTGAAAACTCTGTTCATCTTGTTGGGCTGTATTATGGTGGTCACTCTCATCTTCACCATCTACATCGATGGTCTTCCTTTTCGCAAAGACATCCTCACAcc GTGGATGGCAGCAACCTTGGTTGACTTCTATATCAACGTTGTAGCTTTGGCG GCATGGGTTCTCTACAGGGAATCTAACTGGCTCAGTGCAATAATCTGGATAATTCTGCTAGTATGCTTTGGCAG caTTACTACATGTGCCTACATTGTTATGCTATTTTTTAAGCTGACATCATCTCAAGAGTCTATACAAGATCCCATGTATTGTGTTCTCTTGCGGCATCCAATCGAGTACATATGCAAAACTCCAGACAA GGATGGCATGGAACAAAAGTGGAAGCAATCTTATGTCTTGACTCTCAGAATCCTTTTcagtgttttgggttttttgatgTTGGGAACGTTAATTTATACTCTCTTAACAGATGGCTCTCCTTTCCGCCAAGAGCTTTTAACTCC GTGGATGGTAGCAACACTAATTGACTTCTATATCAATGTTGTGGCTCTATCA GTTTGGGTGACGTACAAGGAATCAAGTTGGATTAGTGCAATCTTTTGGATTATTCTTCTGATATGTTTTGGCAG TATTACTACATGTTTCTACATTGTCTGGAAGCTGTTCCAGCTCAGTTCGGAACATCCAGTCTACCTTGTTTTATCGAATAGTGGCAACAG GGCAGAAAACAGGTATAAGTTTGTGGGAAAACAGTGTAACACTGGTCTTGATGAGCAAGAAGGTTTTTAG
- the LOC132183698 gene encoding uncharacterized protein LOC132183698 isoform X2, which yields MANSSVNGLKTLFILLGCIMVVTLIFTIYIDGLPFRKDILTPWMAATLVDFYINVVALAAWVLYRESNWLSAIIWIILLVCFGSITTCAYIVMLFFKLTSSQESIQDPMYCVLLRHPIEYICKTPDKDGMEQKWKQSYVLTLRILFSVLGFLMLGTLIYTLLTDGSPFRQELLTPWMVATLIDFYINVVALSVWVTYKESSWISAIFWIILLICFGSITTCFYIVWKLFQLSSEHPVYLVLSNSGNRKQV from the exons ATGGCGAATTCTTCGGTGAACGGGTTGAAAACTCTGTTCATCTTGTTGGGCTGTATTATGGTGGTCACTCTCATCTTCACCATCTACATCGATGGTCTTCCTTTTCGCAAAGACATCCTCACAcc GTGGATGGCAGCAACCTTGGTTGACTTCTATATCAACGTTGTAGCTTTGGCG GCATGGGTTCTCTACAGGGAATCTAACTGGCTCAGTGCAATAATCTGGATAATTCTGCTAGTATGCTTTGGCAG caTTACTACATGTGCCTACATTGTTATGCTATTTTTTAAGCTGACATCATCTCAAGAGTCTATACAAGATCCCATGTATTGTGTTCTCTTGCGGCATCCAATCGAGTACATATGCAAAACTCCAGACAA GGATGGCATGGAACAAAAGTGGAAGCAATCTTATGTCTTGACTCTCAGAATCCTTTTcagtgttttgggttttttgatgTTGGGAACGTTAATTTATACTCTCTTAACAGATGGCTCTCCTTTCCGCCAAGAGCTTTTAACTCC GTGGATGGTAGCAACACTAATTGACTTCTATATCAATGTTGTGGCTCTATCA GTTTGGGTGACGTACAAGGAATCAAGTTGGATTAGTGCAATCTTTTGGATTATTCTTCTGATATGTTTTGGCAG TATTACTACATGTTTCTACATTGTCTGGAAGCTGTTCCAGCTCAGTTCGGAACATCCAGTCTACCTTGTTTTATCGAATAGTGGCAACAG AAAACAGGTATAA
- the LOC132183698 gene encoding uncharacterized protein LOC132183698 isoform X3 — MANSSVNGLKTLFILLGCIMVVTLIFTIYIDGLPFRKDILTPWMAATLVDFYINVVALAAWVLYRESNWLSAIIWIILLVCFGSITTCAYIVMLFFKLTSSQESIQDPMYCVLLRHPIEYICKTPDKDGMEQKWKQSYVLTLRILFSVLGFLMLGTLIYTLLTDGSPFRQELLTPWMVATLIDFYINVVALSVWVTYKESSWISAIFWIILLICFGSITTCFYIVWKLFQLSSEHPVYLVLSNSGNRQV, encoded by the exons ATGGCGAATTCTTCGGTGAACGGGTTGAAAACTCTGTTCATCTTGTTGGGCTGTATTATGGTGGTCACTCTCATCTTCACCATCTACATCGATGGTCTTCCTTTTCGCAAAGACATCCTCACAcc GTGGATGGCAGCAACCTTGGTTGACTTCTATATCAACGTTGTAGCTTTGGCG GCATGGGTTCTCTACAGGGAATCTAACTGGCTCAGTGCAATAATCTGGATAATTCTGCTAGTATGCTTTGGCAG caTTACTACATGTGCCTACATTGTTATGCTATTTTTTAAGCTGACATCATCTCAAGAGTCTATACAAGATCCCATGTATTGTGTTCTCTTGCGGCATCCAATCGAGTACATATGCAAAACTCCAGACAA GGATGGCATGGAACAAAAGTGGAAGCAATCTTATGTCTTGACTCTCAGAATCCTTTTcagtgttttgggttttttgatgTTGGGAACGTTAATTTATACTCTCTTAACAGATGGCTCTCCTTTCCGCCAAGAGCTTTTAACTCC GTGGATGGTAGCAACACTAATTGACTTCTATATCAATGTTGTGGCTCTATCA GTTTGGGTGACGTACAAGGAATCAAGTTGGATTAGTGCAATCTTTTGGATTATTCTTCTGATATGTTTTGGCAG TATTACTACATGTTTCTACATTGTCTGGAAGCTGTTCCAGCTCAGTTCGGAACATCCAGTCTACCTTGTTTTATCGAATAGTGGCAACAGGCAAGTTTAA